The following are from one region of the Stigmatella ashevillena genome:
- a CDS encoding polysaccharide deacetylase family protein — protein MTSTPGAPSSLALFLLAPALLLACGSGSQGGTPCGNTLAPPTTAYAFTDNVAPSAHPPRGLQPSQVPQFVSISWDDNSREDGMAWALALAAARKNLDGTPVNMTFFMTTKFIARDAITDPKALKKIWREALAAGHEVALHSVTHETSKSADTNRWTEELTGTIDALTKDYDANEEPWDTSLKSGPGLPREPLVGWRTPLLATNDLLMPVLKAHGVWYDSSLEEGFQDDQDGTDFLWPYTLDSGSPGDAFLAAQGVQDTKAPITRHAGLWELPVYTFITPPEIRAALKYRVSWFDDKSGKITGFDFNLLTHSMFQMNKAEFLATLKYTLDQRLRGNRAPFLITLHSDYYSPEFTYAPNITSAERRAAIEEFLDYALSKPEVRVRSYKEIFDWMRSPAAMECH, from the coding sequence ATGACCTCCACCCCTGGAGCGCCGTCCTCGCTTGCCCTGTTCCTCCTGGCTCCCGCCCTGCTCCTGGCGTGCGGCAGCGGCTCCCAAGGCGGCACCCCGTGCGGGAACACGCTCGCCCCTCCCACCACGGCCTATGCCTTCACCGACAACGTGGCACCTTCCGCCCACCCGCCGCGAGGGCTCCAGCCCAGCCAGGTGCCACAGTTCGTGAGCATCAGCTGGGACGACAACAGCCGCGAGGATGGCATGGCGTGGGCGCTCGCGCTGGCCGCGGCGCGGAAGAACCTGGATGGGACTCCCGTGAACATGACGTTCTTCATGACCACGAAGTTCATCGCGCGGGACGCCATCACCGATCCGAAGGCGCTCAAGAAGATCTGGCGCGAGGCCCTGGCCGCGGGCCACGAGGTGGCGCTCCACAGCGTGACCCACGAGACGAGCAAGAGCGCGGACACGAACCGCTGGACCGAAGAGCTCACCGGCACTATTGACGCGCTCACGAAGGACTACGACGCGAACGAGGAGCCTTGGGACACGTCGCTGAAGAGCGGTCCAGGGCTCCCGAGAGAGCCGCTGGTCGGCTGGCGCACGCCGTTGCTCGCGACGAACGATCTGCTCATGCCCGTCCTGAAGGCCCACGGGGTCTGGTACGACTCCAGCCTGGAGGAAGGCTTCCAGGACGACCAGGATGGGACCGACTTCCTCTGGCCCTACACGCTGGACAGCGGCTCTCCGGGGGACGCGTTCCTGGCGGCGCAGGGCGTCCAAGACACGAAGGCCCCCATCACCCGGCATGCGGGCCTCTGGGAGCTGCCGGTCTACACCTTCATCACCCCGCCAGAGATCCGGGCGGCGCTCAAATACCGCGTGAGCTGGTTCGACGACAAGAGCGGAAAGATCACGGGCTTCGACTTCAACCTGCTCACCCACTCCATGTTCCAGATGAACAAGGCAGAGTTCCTGGCGACGCTCAAATACACGCTGGATCAGCGGCTCCGGGGCAACCGCGCGCCCTTCCTCATCACCTTGCACTCTGACTACTACTCGCCCGAGTTTACGTATGCGCCCAACATCACCAGCGCTGAGCGCCGGGCCGCGATCGAGGAGTTCCTCGACTACGCACTCAGCAAGCCAGAAGTCCGGGTCCGCTCCTACAAGGAGATCTTCGACTGGATGCGCAGCCCCGCTGCGATGGAGTGCCACTAG
- a CDS encoding transporter substrate-binding domain-containing protein produces the protein MGQTKRRAVSRGLFLWVGVLGLVAGCIRGPVPSPARPALLAGISGDYPPFSDWKQEHPSGFSVALVEAFAADQGLEPSWVRFPWSGLVTDLSAGKFDLADGGITVRPERSVAGRYTVPLLRNGAVLLLRRPVWAPPAVQAPPLTVETALAEVRALDRPELRVAVNRGGHLERVARSLFRHAQIQTVPDNAVRETLAAGEADAALSNTVEAPRWAEGLAGIELLGPLTRDVVAVYVRPDREELATQLDAWLMAQEASGALGTLRARYLGPGAGERTALPLPALLAATAERLALMPLVAAAKQRVGQPVEDTSQEARVRASFRADVAQAARAAGVAPPPDEALDAFCQAQIDAAKLVQQHTPPASDARAYSLETELRPAVARISAKMSTLVVRLPPGLEQATVLEQARDWLGASGLEPPAVERLARTLAALSPHPEAARP, from the coding sequence ATGGGTCAGACGAAGCGGCGAGCAGTGTCGAGGGGGCTCTTCCTGTGGGTGGGGGTGTTGGGTCTCGTGGCGGGGTGCATCCGGGGGCCAGTCCCTTCCCCGGCGAGGCCCGCGCTTCTGGCTGGAATCAGCGGCGACTATCCCCCGTTCAGCGACTGGAAGCAGGAGCACCCCAGCGGCTTCTCCGTGGCGTTGGTGGAGGCTTTTGCCGCGGATCAAGGGCTCGAGCCCTCCTGGGTGCGCTTCCCGTGGTCCGGCTTGGTGACGGACCTCTCGGCTGGGAAGTTTGATCTGGCCGACGGCGGCATCACCGTGCGCCCCGAGCGCTCCGTGGCCGGGCGCTACACGGTTCCGTTGCTTCGCAATGGCGCCGTGCTCCTGCTGCGCCGCCCGGTCTGGGCCCCGCCTGCCGTTCAGGCTCCGCCGCTGACGGTGGAGACGGCGCTGGCCGAGGTGCGCGCCCTGGATCGGCCCGAGCTGCGCGTTGCCGTCAACCGGGGCGGGCATCTTGAGCGCGTGGCCCGGAGCCTTTTCCGCCATGCTCAGATCCAGACCGTTCCGGACAATGCGGTGCGTGAGACGCTGGCCGCGGGGGAAGCCGATGCGGCGCTCAGCAACACCGTCGAGGCGCCCCGCTGGGCCGAAGGCCTCGCGGGAATCGAGCTGCTGGGCCCGCTGACCCGGGATGTGGTGGCGGTCTACGTCCGTCCTGACCGGGAGGAGCTGGCCACCCAGCTCGATGCGTGGCTGATGGCGCAAGAGGCGAGCGGCGCGCTCGGGACGCTGCGTGCCCGCTACCTGGGGCCCGGTGCCGGGGAAAGGACCGCCCTCCCCTTGCCGGCGCTCCTGGCGGCCACGGCCGAGCGATTGGCGCTCATGCCGCTGGTCGCCGCGGCCAAGCAGCGCGTCGGCCAGCCCGTGGAGGACACCTCGCAAGAGGCCCGGGTGCGCGCGTCCTTCCGGGCCGATGTGGCCCAGGCGGCGCGGGCCGCGGGCGTTGCGCCCCCGCCGGATGAGGCGCTCGACGCGTTCTGCCAGGCGCAGATCGACGCCGCCAAGCTCGTGCAGCAGCACACTCCGCCCGCGTCAGACGCCCGCGCCTACTCCCTGGAGACGGAACTGCGGCCAGCGGTGGCGCGCATCAGCGCGAAGATGTCCACGCTCGTGGTGCGCCTGCCTCCCGGCCTGGAGCAGGCCACCGTGCTGGAGCAGGCGCGGGACTGGCTCGGGGCCAGCGGGCTGGAGCCCCCTGCGGTCGAGCGGCTCGCGAGGACCCTCGCGGCGTTGAGTCCTCATCCGGAGGCGGCGCGTCCCTGA
- a CDS encoding CotH kinase family protein yields MRLAILLGLPLLVMACGGPTERGITLDPPPVHVGPGDGEDTTPPASKPPEIPPPEPNSPGEPPPDPGSQTPSPSPDQPRWPALQTSLPVYELTLSQADYQALHDHILDPPSKDFSVLGQFTLQGRAYAVELSFRGRSTKTDPRIVKKSWDVRFDKQDRFEGKKNLELLAAWKDSGYLTEKLWYDLAASIGLRVPNARYAHVKLHLKQPDGSVITRYEGVFTELESVNKDFLKAHGFDGDSDLYRAGMHDGEMRPPPRENYQEPWDKKTNEAAPWNELWSFLEGLNRTPPHAFPAFLEKNLELEDALSWLAMEALIAHTMQGDARSYFVYDRETQKWTHVPWDLNNALSLYNRTNAVIQGVKKAHPLFSFTPYDPKVYELFAERRVFEGMEDLKLGWSTLSTRIYDDPGLRARYAARLRKLLDTWFTEENIGPRIDAMHSLLAPYILPGPDGKAQDPYVSTAHAARSAEYLHRFVRERRAWLLEHLKDIASHGDDALVIDRVGRDASGAFWVQLYNRGSVPVFLGGLQLSGLTRVPEQWRLPESSLPPGQVITFRQGEVGTMALGATFDPKAPEVSLYSADGLTALDLLWLAPLKPGEAYGRLPRGAETFGPLQGP; encoded by the coding sequence ATGAGACTCGCGATCCTCCTGGGACTTCCTCTGTTGGTGATGGCATGTGGTGGGCCGACCGAGCGCGGCATCACGCTCGATCCTCCTCCCGTTCACGTCGGCCCGGGGGATGGCGAGGACACAACGCCACCGGCCTCCAAGCCGCCGGAGATCCCCCCGCCCGAGCCGAACTCGCCGGGGGAGCCGCCCCCGGACCCGGGCTCCCAGACGCCGAGCCCCTCGCCCGACCAGCCCCGCTGGCCGGCGCTGCAGACGTCTCTGCCCGTCTACGAGCTGACCTTGAGCCAGGCGGACTACCAGGCGCTCCATGATCACATCCTGGATCCGCCCTCGAAGGATTTCAGCGTCCTGGGGCAGTTCACGCTCCAGGGCCGCGCGTACGCGGTGGAGCTGAGCTTCCGCGGGCGCTCCACCAAGACGGATCCGCGCATCGTGAAGAAGTCCTGGGACGTGCGCTTCGACAAGCAGGATCGCTTCGAGGGCAAGAAGAATTTGGAGCTGCTGGCGGCGTGGAAGGACAGCGGCTACCTCACCGAGAAGCTCTGGTATGACCTGGCGGCGAGCATCGGGCTGCGCGTACCGAACGCCCGCTATGCGCACGTGAAGCTGCACTTGAAGCAGCCGGACGGCTCCGTCATCACGCGCTACGAGGGGGTCTTCACCGAACTGGAGTCCGTCAACAAGGACTTCCTCAAGGCTCACGGCTTCGACGGCGACAGCGACCTCTACCGCGCCGGCATGCATGATGGCGAGATGCGCCCGCCGCCCCGGGAGAACTACCAGGAGCCCTGGGACAAGAAGACGAACGAGGCGGCGCCCTGGAATGAGCTGTGGAGCTTCCTGGAGGGCCTCAACCGCACGCCGCCGCACGCCTTCCCGGCCTTCCTGGAGAAGAACCTGGAGTTGGAGGACGCCCTCTCCTGGCTGGCCATGGAGGCGCTCATCGCCCACACCATGCAGGGCGACGCGCGCAGCTACTTCGTCTACGACCGGGAGACGCAGAAGTGGACTCACGTTCCGTGGGACCTCAACAACGCGCTGTCGCTCTACAACCGCACCAACGCCGTCATCCAGGGCGTGAAGAAGGCGCACCCGCTCTTCAGCTTCACCCCCTATGATCCGAAGGTCTACGAGCTCTTCGCGGAGCGCCGCGTCTTCGAGGGCATGGAGGATTTGAAGCTGGGGTGGAGCACGCTCTCCACGCGCATCTACGATGACCCGGGCCTGCGCGCCCGCTACGCCGCCCGCCTGCGCAAGCTGCTCGACACGTGGTTCACCGAGGAGAACATCGGGCCGCGCATCGACGCCATGCACTCGCTGCTCGCGCCCTACATCCTGCCGGGCCCGGACGGCAAGGCGCAGGATCCCTATGTCAGCACCGCGCACGCCGCGCGCAGCGCCGAGTACCTCCACCGGTTCGTGCGCGAGCGCCGCGCTTGGCTGCTCGAGCACCTGAAGGACATCGCGTCCCACGGGGATGACGCGCTCGTCATCGATCGGGTGGGCCGCGACGCCTCGGGGGCCTTCTGGGTGCAGCTCTACAACCGGGGCTCGGTGCCCGTGTTCCTCGGAGGACTCCAGCTCTCGGGCCTCACCCGGGTGCCCGAGCAGTGGAGGCTGCCGGAGTCCTCCCTGCCGCCCGGACAGGTCATCACCTTCCGCCAGGGCGAAGTGGGAACAATGGCCCTGGGCGCGACGTTCGACCCCAAGGCTCCCGAAGTCTCGCTCTACTCGGCGGACGGGCTGACGGCTCTGGATCTGCTGTGGTTGGCGCCGCTGAAGCCGGGTGAGGCATACGGGCGGCTGCCGCGAGGAGCGGAGACCTTCGGTCCCCTGCAGGGCCCGTAG
- a CDS encoding carotenoid biosynthesis protein, giving the protein MASRHKHLPRITYVLLVVFLAVLLTRGLGDTTRLLIASSLLMFACCWSSAIHLLGGRAALHFVLISVVLGWFSEQMGSSHGWFFGHYTYTDVLGPTLGDVPFVIPLMWFALTYIGYVIANLMVWQTPSDGLVPLGQTLVMSLLAAMIVTAYDLGADPYMVFVLKAWIMEKKDGGWFGETLQGFVGWMLVSFTIIVLFRLSLRKRASVAALPVARRHALVPLFIYGGNMVFQMVLGMPVETRTIAFFAMGLPLLAALCGFSRWKATT; this is encoded by the coding sequence ATGGCCTCCAGACACAAACACCTGCCCCGCATCACCTATGTTCTGCTGGTCGTTTTCCTGGCCGTCCTGCTGACCCGCGGCCTGGGCGACACCACCCGCCTACTGATCGCAAGCTCGCTGCTGATGTTCGCCTGCTGCTGGTCGAGCGCCATCCACCTGCTGGGCGGGCGCGCAGCGCTGCATTTCGTGTTGATCAGCGTGGTGCTGGGCTGGTTCTCCGAGCAGATGGGCTCCTCCCACGGTTGGTTCTTCGGCCACTACACCTATACCGACGTGCTCGGGCCGACCCTCGGCGACGTGCCCTTCGTGATCCCCCTGATGTGGTTCGCGCTGACCTACATCGGCTATGTGATCGCCAACCTGATGGTGTGGCAGACCCCCTCCGACGGCCTGGTGCCGCTGGGCCAGACCCTGGTCATGTCACTGCTGGCGGCGATGATCGTCACCGCCTATGATCTCGGTGCCGATCCCTACATGGTGTTCGTGCTGAAGGCCTGGATCATGGAGAAGAAGGACGGTGGGTGGTTCGGCGAGACCCTTCAGGGTTTTGTCGGCTGGATGCTGGTCTCGTTCACCATCATCGTGCTGTTCCGCCTCAGCCTGCGCAAACGGGCATCGGTGGCCGCCCTGCCGGTGGCGCGCCGCCACGCGCTGGTGCCGCTGTTCATCTACGGCGGCAACATGGTGTTCCAGATGGTGCTCGGCATGCCGGTAGAAACCCGCACCATCGCCTTCTTCGCGATGGGCTTGCCGCTGCTGGCGGCGCTGTGCGGCTTCAGCCGCTGGAAGGCCACGACATGA
- a CDS encoding oxygenase MpaB family protein, whose product MSGSNTLELPRDAAAALAEPGTRRADPLADDTITRILGRWDGCINPTGQWATIDLVNRELATWQNNGMLAGWSAAPDVPPDVAAALEDYVRSALHLPDWAEPAQIARAETLFFDISMMSCTLLFCASLPECYVLPDLAGVLHAAGQLEKHTDYRVRATAAMIFPVMMKNGLTGTDGGGVAQILKVRLIHATIRHLLLRGDPRQTLLSGAAYIEALPTAGRSMQQTLYARGWDIAQYGLPCNQQELAYTLLTFSYVYLRGLRKLGIGLSRADEEAYLHAWNVTGHVLGIERTLMADTMEQAEKMFLQMQADGRAISFLPDPRPDLGQALMRAMENEIPFRLLKSFPVLLTRHLCGKSATQDLALNDRVSLISRAVFIVTLLTARAIDATVRLLLPEFSLCRLAARVLGYQFTVKLLMDQTRPLKLPTALLHELNSVVATWHEDPKAPKWVNTLEARMTGRQQRTGRDHTGPGDAGP is encoded by the coding sequence ATGAGCGGCTCCAACACCCTCGAATTGCCGCGCGACGCGGCCGCGGCACTGGCCGAACCGGGCACGCGCCGCGCCGACCCGCTGGCAGACGACACCATCACCCGCATCCTCGGCCGCTGGGACGGCTGCATCAACCCAACCGGCCAATGGGCCACCATCGACCTGGTCAACCGCGAGCTGGCCACCTGGCAGAACAACGGCATGCTGGCCGGTTGGTCCGCCGCGCCGGACGTGCCGCCGGACGTCGCGGCTGCCCTCGAGGACTATGTGCGCAGCGCGCTGCATCTGCCCGACTGGGCCGAGCCGGCCCAGATCGCCCGCGCCGAGACCCTGTTCTTCGATATCAGCATGATGTCCTGCACCCTGCTGTTTTGCGCCAGCCTGCCCGAATGTTACGTGCTGCCCGACCTGGCCGGCGTGCTGCACGCCGCCGGCCAGTTGGAAAAACACACCGACTACCGGGTGCGCGCCACCGCCGCGATGATCTTCCCGGTGATGATGAAGAACGGCCTGACCGGGACCGACGGCGGCGGCGTGGCGCAAATCCTGAAGGTGCGTCTGATCCACGCCACCATCCGCCACCTGCTCCTGCGCGGCGATCCGCGCCAGACCCTGCTCAGCGGCGCAGCCTACATCGAAGCCCTGCCGACCGCAGGCCGCAGCATGCAGCAAACCCTGTACGCGCGCGGCTGGGACATCGCCCAGTACGGCCTGCCCTGCAACCAGCAGGAACTGGCCTACACCCTGCTGACCTTCAGCTACGTCTACCTGCGCGGCCTGCGCAAGCTCGGCATCGGCCTCTCGCGCGCCGACGAAGAGGCCTACCTGCACGCATGGAACGTGACGGGCCACGTGCTGGGCATTGAACGCACGCTGATGGCCGACACCATGGAGCAGGCGGAGAAAATGTTCCTGCAGATGCAGGCCGACGGCCGCGCCATCTCCTTCCTGCCGGACCCGCGCCCGGATCTGGGCCAGGCCCTGATGCGGGCCATGGAAAATGAGATTCCCTTCCGCCTGCTGAAATCATTCCCGGTGCTGCTCACGCGCCACCTGTGCGGCAAGAGCGCTACCCAGGATCTGGCCCTGAACGACCGCGTGTCGCTGATTTCGCGCGCCGTGTTCATCGTCACGCTGCTCACCGCGCGCGCCATCGACGCCACCGTGCGCCTGCTGCTGCCCGAATTTTCCCTGTGCCGACTGGCCGCCCGCGTGCTCGGCTACCAGTTCACCGTCAAACTGCTGATGGATCAGACCCGCCCGCTCAAGCTGCCGACCGCCCTGCTTCACGAGCTCAACAGCGTGGTCGCCACCTGGCATGAGGATCCGAAGGCTCCCAAGTGGGTCAACACGCTCGAGGCGCGCATGACCGGCCGCCAGCAACGGACGGGGCGCGATCATACCGGCCCTGGCGACGCTGGGCCGTAG
- a CDS encoding S1 family peptidase, translating into MNWKPTSHSLATALLTGWATLQGLPVLAEPLPAQETASAQDVSPAMLTLLSDTQGLAEEHIRRRLTFEAQAQRLESTLSEELGEDFAGAWLNEEGTQLLVGVTSEAGAALIRRFGAEPRRVARSKAQLERVMAELDAHAQAAPASVHAWYVDLPTNSVVVQAEDAYLPRAQAHAFIARSRGATDGTIHVVASREAPHTVYDVRGGDLCIIGGGRCTVGFSVDGGFVTAGHCGLAGAAVIGHNGVAMGTVRASGFPGRDHSWVATNASWTPRPWVRGPNGENIIVTGAQSAAVGASVCRSGFTTGWRCGTILAKNVTVNYAQGAVHGLTRTNVCSEPGDSGGPWLAGSQAQGLTSGSTGNCTSGGESFFQPVLPILGAYGLTLKTASNP; encoded by the coding sequence ATGAATTGGAAGCCCACGTCCCATTCCCTCGCCACCGCCCTGCTGACCGGCTGGGCCACCCTCCAGGGGCTCCCGGTCCTCGCCGAACCCCTCCCCGCGCAGGAGACCGCGTCGGCGCAGGATGTCTCCCCGGCAATGCTCACACTCCTGAGCGACACACAGGGCCTCGCCGAGGAGCACATCCGCCGCCGCCTGACGTTCGAGGCCCAGGCGCAGCGCCTGGAGAGCACGCTGAGCGAGGAATTGGGCGAGGACTTCGCAGGCGCGTGGTTGAACGAGGAGGGCACCCAGCTCCTCGTCGGCGTCACCTCCGAAGCGGGGGCCGCCCTCATCCGCCGCTTCGGCGCCGAGCCTCGGCGCGTGGCCCGGAGCAAGGCGCAACTGGAGCGCGTCATGGCGGAGTTGGATGCGCACGCGCAGGCCGCGCCTGCCTCCGTCCACGCCTGGTACGTGGATCTGCCCACCAACAGCGTCGTCGTCCAGGCCGAGGACGCCTACCTGCCGCGCGCTCAAGCCCACGCCTTCATCGCCAGAAGCAGGGGGGCTACGGACGGGACGATCCACGTGGTGGCCTCTCGCGAGGCGCCGCACACCGTGTATGACGTGCGCGGCGGGGACCTGTGCATCATCGGTGGCGGCCGCTGCACGGTGGGCTTCTCCGTCGATGGCGGCTTCGTCACGGCGGGCCACTGTGGCCTTGCGGGAGCGGCTGTCATCGGTCACAACGGCGTGGCCATGGGAACCGTTCGCGCCTCGGGCTTCCCGGGCAGGGACCATTCCTGGGTGGCCACCAACGCCTCCTGGACGCCACGGCCCTGGGTCCGAGGTCCCAATGGCGAAAACATCATCGTCACCGGCGCCCAGTCCGCCGCGGTGGGCGCCTCCGTCTGCCGGTCCGGTTTCACCACGGGGTGGCGGTGCGGAACCATCTTGGCCAAAAATGTGACGGTGAATTACGCCCAAGGCGCGGTCCACGGCCTGACCCGGACCAACGTCTGCAGCGAGCCAGGGGATTCCGGTGGCCCCTGGCTCGCTGGAAGCCAGGCCCAAGGCCTGACGTCTGGCTCCACGGGAAACTGTACGAGCGGCGGGGAGTCGTTCTTCCAACCCGTGCTCCCCATTCTGGGCGCCTACGGGCTCACCCTCAAGACGGCCAGCAATCCGTAA
- a CDS encoding MATE family efflux transporter codes for MDVPNPSLGLFRLTWPIFLELLLFMLMGTSDVLMLSGVSDDAVSAAGVVNQYISLCILIMNVISHGASIVVAQYLGARRNAEASRISAVAIMMNLMLGLVVSAVLLSFGRFILSRMNLEGTVLVLAHAYMRIAGGFIFLQALINVLAGLIRTYGFTRQSMFVSMGMNLLHVLCNYALIFGHFGMPEMGVTGAAVSTGISRAAALGVFAWLLYRVMDVRMVPRDFVAFPGEYIRKILKVGVPSAIEQITYHSCQTVFLYFVTFLGSAALASRQYAMAISQYFFLCSLAIGMGTAILVGRRVGARQSDEAYRRALESLKWAVVITVLVDVLIILMRQPLVSLFTDNGDIVLLTAQIILLSLVMESGRSLNRVLVNALRAAGDAQFTVYMALISMVCMSLPLGYTLVFTFQLGLPGVWLALAADEWIRGLVSWYRWKSRVWERKSLVEPLEEAVPVAVGG; via the coding sequence ATGGACGTACCGAACCCCTCCCTGGGGCTGTTCCGGCTGACCTGGCCCATCTTCTTGGAACTGTTGTTGTTCATGCTAATGGGCACCTCGGACGTGCTCATGCTCAGCGGTGTGTCCGACGACGCCGTCTCGGCCGCGGGCGTGGTCAATCAGTACATTTCCCTGTGCATTCTCATCATGAATGTCATCAGCCACGGCGCCTCCATCGTCGTGGCGCAATATCTGGGCGCGCGTCGGAATGCGGAAGCCTCCCGCATCTCGGCTGTGGCCATCATGATGAACCTGATGCTCGGGCTCGTGGTGAGCGCGGTGCTGCTGTCGTTCGGCAGGTTCATCCTCAGCCGGATGAACCTGGAAGGCACGGTGCTGGTGCTTGCCCATGCGTACATGCGGATCGCGGGCGGCTTCATCTTCCTGCAAGCCCTCATCAATGTGCTCGCCGGTCTCATCCGCACCTACGGCTTCACTCGGCAATCCATGTTCGTGTCGATGGGGATGAACCTGCTGCACGTGCTGTGCAACTACGCCCTCATCTTCGGACACTTCGGAATGCCCGAGATGGGGGTGACCGGTGCGGCGGTGTCCACGGGAATCAGCCGGGCCGCGGCGCTCGGAGTCTTCGCATGGCTGCTCTACCGGGTAATGGACGTGCGGATGGTGCCTCGGGATTTCGTGGCGTTTCCCGGGGAGTACATCCGGAAGATCCTCAAGGTGGGCGTCCCCTCGGCCATCGAGCAGATCACCTACCACTCCTGCCAGACGGTGTTCCTGTACTTCGTCACGTTCCTGGGGTCCGCGGCGCTGGCATCCCGGCAGTACGCGATGGCCATCTCCCAGTACTTCTTCCTGTGCAGCCTGGCGATCGGGATGGGGACGGCCATCCTGGTGGGCCGGAGGGTGGGCGCGCGTCAGTCGGACGAGGCCTACCGGCGGGCCCTGGAGAGCCTGAAGTGGGCTGTGGTCATCACCGTCCTGGTGGATGTGCTCATCATCCTGATGCGCCAGCCGCTGGTGAGCCTGTTCACGGACAACGGGGACATCGTGCTGTTGACCGCGCAGATCATCCTGCTGAGCTTGGTGATGGAGTCCGGACGCTCCCTCAACCGCGTCCTGGTGAATGCCTTGCGCGCCGCCGGGGACGCGCAGTTCACCGTCTACATGGCGCTGATCTCCATGGTCTGCATGAGCCTGCCGCTGGGCTATACGCTCGTGTTCACGTTCCAACTCGGGCTTCCCGGCGTCTGGCTCGCGCTCGCGGCGGACGAGTGGATCCGCGGCCTGGTCTCCTGGTACCGCTGGAAGAGCCGGGTCTGGGAGCGGAAGTCGCTCGTCGAGCCCCTGGAGGAGGCAGTCCCGGTGGCGGTCGGCGGATGA
- a CDS encoding bestrophin family protein, translating to MIDYDPHQWGHHFFDLKGSMVREIVGRLLVVALWATAVVAFHNYVQPVGIPNTMHALVGVALGLLLVFRTNSSYDRFWEGRKLWGGIVNETRNLARASGVFLRERDPALYRTLVQWTAVFPYAAASGLRGDKDLGPITAQLPPEEVRQVGTAQHVALAVSQRMSEALAEGRRWGHYTEYTQMVLDQNVQQLIDYLGGCERIHKTPMPFAYMVHLRRALVIYCSSLPFALVETFGWGAAVATVLLSFVFFGIEEIGVEIEDPFGTDENDLPLDRICGVIQNNLLAMLPSETAKPD from the coding sequence ATGATTGACTACGATCCGCATCAGTGGGGGCATCACTTCTTCGACCTGAAGGGGTCGATGGTCCGCGAAATCGTCGGACGGCTGCTGGTCGTTGCCCTGTGGGCCACAGCGGTCGTGGCCTTCCATAACTACGTCCAGCCTGTCGGCATCCCCAACACCATGCATGCCCTGGTGGGCGTGGCGCTCGGCCTGCTGCTCGTGTTCCGGACCAACTCCTCCTATGACCGCTTCTGGGAGGGCCGGAAGCTCTGGGGCGGCATCGTCAACGAGACGCGCAACCTGGCGCGCGCCTCGGGCGTTTTCCTCCGCGAGCGCGACCCGGCGCTCTACCGGACGCTCGTGCAGTGGACCGCGGTGTTCCCTTATGCCGCAGCCTCGGGTCTGCGAGGTGACAAGGACCTCGGTCCCATCACCGCCCAGCTCCCACCGGAAGAGGTGCGGCAGGTGGGCACGGCCCAGCACGTCGCGCTCGCGGTGTCCCAACGGATGAGCGAGGCCCTGGCCGAGGGCCGCCGCTGGGGCCACTACACCGAGTACACGCAGATGGTGCTGGATCAGAACGTCCAGCAGCTCATCGACTACCTGGGCGGGTGCGAGCGCATCCACAAGACGCCCATGCCCTTCGCGTACATGGTGCACCTGCGCCGCGCGCTCGTCATCTACTGCAGCTCGCTGCCGTTCGCGCTGGTGGAGACCTTCGGCTGGGGCGCGGCGGTGGCCACCGTCCTCCTCTCTTTCGTCTTCTTCGGCATCGAGGAGATCGGCGTGGAGATCGAAGATCCCTTCGGCACCGACGAGAACGATCTGCCGCTTGATCGCATCTGCGGCGTCATCCAGAACAACCTCTTGGCGATGCTGCCTTCCGAGACCGCTAAGCCCGATTGA
- a CDS encoding DUF6968 family protein, with protein MASESFADRLERSTKVSGPIVAERFFESDGRAKAVRVRIRRPRRDPKTRDHWCSFEVSGLGEARGFKVWGVDSLQALQLAIRAAGELLREEGRGLTWCGDSALGFPKAYPSFLSPTAQSRIERQIDREVEREQRPSRKRRQA; from the coding sequence ATGGCCAGCGAGTCATTTGCGGACCGACTGGAGCGCAGCACCAAAGTTTCCGGGCCCATCGTGGCCGAGCGGTTCTTCGAATCCGACGGGAGAGCGAAAGCGGTTCGGGTGAGGATCAGGAGGCCTCGGCGCGACCCGAAGACGCGGGACCACTGGTGTTCTTTCGAAGTATCCGGGTTGGGAGAGGCGCGGGGGTTCAAGGTCTGGGGGGTCGACTCGCTCCAGGCGCTGCAACTCGCAATACGTGCTGCAGGAGAGCTCCTCCGGGAAGAGGGGCGCGGATTGACGTGGTGTGGAGATTCGGCTCTCGGGTTCCCTAAGGCTTATCCCTCCTTCTTGTCCCCAACGGCTCAATCCAGAATCGAGCGGCAGATTGATAGGGAGGTCGAGAGGGAGCAACGTCCATCGCGCAAGAGACGACAGGCCTAA